The following coding sequences are from one Gemella haemolysans ATCC 10379 window:
- the rpsU gene encoding 30S ribosomal protein S21: MSKTVVRKNESLEDALRRFKRAVSKNGTIQEVRKREFYEKPSVRRKKKSEAARKRKY, from the coding sequence ATGTCAAAAACTGTAGTTCGTAAAAATGAATCACTAGAAGATGCACTACGTCGTTTCAAACGTGCTGTTTCTAAAAACGGAACTATCCAAGAAGTTCGTAAACGTGAGTTTTATGAAAAACCAAGCGTTCGTCGTAAGAAAAAATCTGAAGCGGCTAGAAAACGTAAATATTAA